From the genome of Desulfobulbaceae bacterium:
AGAGAATAGGACTATTTTTATCGAACTCACCGATGGCCGTATTATTGGTTTCCCTGCAGACCGGTTTATCATCCTTTCAAAAGCAACTGATGACCAGCTAAAAGAGGTTACACTGCGCTTGGATGGTTTTGCGCTTCGGTGGGAATCTCTTGACGAGGATATA
Proteins encoded in this window:
- a CDS encoding DUF2442 domain-containing protein — translated: MGYTTAVKNEIIEPVAIRVWAENRTIFIELTDGRIIGFPADRFIILSKATDDQLKEVTLRLDGFALRWESLDEDI